Proteins encoded within one genomic window of Fibrobacter sp. UWB16:
- a CDS encoding Na/Pi cotransporter family protein, with product MAWMALKMLGCLALLMFGMKSMSEALQKMAGPQLRHVLGTMTTNRFTGMLTGMFVTASVQSSTATTLMTVSFVNAGLLTLMQAISIILGAHIGTTVTAWIMSLGFSFNIANFVYPAFFIGIILVYMNKKRVVGDFLFGVGFLFLGLTTLKETGFAVVQDPAASASISAFFARFSDPNFFNSLFFLVMGTVLTLCVQSSAAIMAITMILCSTGVLHIDQGIMLVLGENIGTTITANIVALSANTQARRAALAHFTINVIGVIWVVIVLKWFLGAVCHVVGFDLGIRPGDEGYAANLAKISVVLATFHSAFNVSNTFLQIWFIKYIEKFVCRVIKPKNSDEEEDSRLHFISSGLMGTPELSLLEARKEISLFAVRTQKMFHFVPDLLAMKNENDFVKLFARIEKYEGISDNMEIEIGDYLNKVGEGRLSPESKTALQCMLKEISEIESMGDACYNMARAINRKFRCKGEFTQDQLEHIKHLMQLCDNAMTHMIGVLNDVPQIDVNRTLNFENEINDYRKLLKEKNVADIESQKYSYQIGVHYMDIVNDCEKLGDYIVNVVEAHANRRLSV from the coding sequence ATGGCCTGGATGGCTCTTAAAATGTTGGGTTGCTTGGCGCTCCTCATGTTCGGCATGAAGTCGATGAGTGAAGCCTTGCAGAAAATGGCTGGTCCGCAGCTGAGACATGTTCTCGGCACGATGACCACGAACCGTTTTACGGGTATGCTCACCGGTATGTTTGTTACAGCCTCTGTACAGAGTTCGACCGCCACCACGTTGATGACTGTCTCTTTTGTTAATGCGGGGCTTTTGACTCTCATGCAGGCAATTTCGATTATCCTCGGCGCTCACATTGGTACGACGGTTACCGCATGGATCATGAGCCTTGGGTTCTCGTTCAACATCGCAAACTTTGTGTATCCGGCGTTCTTCATCGGCATTATCCTTGTGTACATGAACAAGAAACGCGTTGTGGGCGATTTCCTGTTCGGTGTTGGATTCCTCTTTTTGGGCCTTACGACACTTAAGGAAACTGGCTTTGCTGTGGTGCAGGACCCGGCGGCAAGCGCTTCGATCAGTGCTTTCTTTGCCCGCTTTAGCGATCCGAACTTCTTCAATTCGCTGTTCTTCCTTGTGATGGGTACGGTGCTTACGCTTTGCGTGCAGTCTTCCGCTGCTATCATGGCCATTACGATGATTCTTTGCTCAACCGGCGTTTTGCATATTGACCAGGGCATTATGCTTGTGCTTGGCGAAAACATCGGTACGACGATTACGGCAAACATTGTGGCACTCTCGGCCAATACGCAGGCCCGCCGTGCCGCTCTCGCTCACTTCACGATTAACGTTATCGGTGTGATTTGGGTGGTGATTGTGCTCAAGTGGTTCCTCGGCGCCGTTTGCCATGTGGTCGGCTTTGATCTTGGCATCCGTCCGGGCGACGAAGGCTATGCCGCTAACCTCGCGAAGATTTCCGTGGTGCTCGCCACGTTCCACTCCGCATTCAACGTCTCTAACACGTTCCTCCAGATTTGGTTCATCAAGTACATCGAAAAGTTCGTGTGCCGCGTGATCAAGCCGAAGAATTCCGATGAAGAAGAAGACTCCCGCTTGCACTTCATTAGCTCTGGCTTGATGGGTACGCCTGAACTTTCGCTCCTCGAAGCCCGCAAGGAAATCAGCTTGTTTGCCGTGCGTACGCAGAAGATGTTCCACTTTGTGCCGGACCTTTTGGCCATGAAGAACGAGAACGATTTTGTGAAGCTCTTCGCCCGCATCGAAAAGTACGAAGGCATCAGCGACAACATGGAAATCGAAATTGGCGATTACCTGAACAAGGTGGGCGAGGGCCGCTTGAGCCCGGAAAGTAAGACCGCTTTGCAGTGCATGCTTAAGGAAATTTCTGAAATCGAGAGCATGGGCGACGCTTGCTACAACATGGCTCGTGCTATCAATCGCAAGTTCAGGTGCAAGGGCGAATTTACGCAAGACCAGCTCGAACACATCAAGCATTTGATGCAACTCTGCGACAACGCTATGACGCACATGATCGGCGTTTTGAACGATGTCCCGCAAATCGATGTGAACCGCACGCTGAATTTCGAGAACGAAATCAACGATTACCGCAAGCTCCTCAAGGAAAAGAACGTGGCGGATATTGAATCGCAGAAGTACAGCTACCAGATTGGAGTTCATTACATGGATATCGTGAACGACTGCGAAAAGCTGGGCGACTACATTGTGAACGTGGTCGAAGCCCACGCCAACAGAAGACTCTCTGTGTAA
- a CDS encoding winged helix-turn-helix domain-containing protein → MIYIVEDDLEIREMEAYALRSSGFEVSAFDCAKKLDEEVKVCVPDLFILDIMLPGEDGLSILKRLRAQESTRNVPVIMLTAKGSELDKVKGLDLGADDYIAKPFGILEFVSRVKALLRRSSINLEAEESKVISLDGVTLDEAKHTVVAGGDNVELTYKEYELLKLLLSHPGVVYSRQQILEKIWGIDFKMDTRTVDMHIKTLRQKLGEQGSIIQTIRNVGYKAQ, encoded by the coding sequence ATGATATACATTGTAGAAGACGATCTTGAAATCCGCGAAATGGAAGCCTATGCACTTAGGAGCAGTGGCTTTGAAGTTAGTGCATTCGATTGTGCTAAAAAGCTGGATGAAGAGGTCAAAGTCTGCGTTCCGGATTTGTTCATTTTGGACATTATGCTCCCCGGCGAAGACGGTCTTAGCATTTTAAAGCGTCTCCGTGCTCAGGAAAGCACTAGGAACGTCCCGGTCATCATGCTGACGGCCAAGGGCTCCGAGTTGGACAAGGTCAAGGGCCTTGATTTGGGGGCCGATGACTATATTGCAAAACCCTTTGGCATTTTGGAGTTTGTTTCGCGTGTCAAGGCGTTGCTCCGTCGATCGAGTATAAATCTTGAAGCCGAAGAATCGAAAGTTATTTCGCTGGATGGCGTTACGCTCGATGAGGCAAAACACACCGTGGTGGCTGGCGGCGACAATGTGGAATTGACGTACAAGGAATACGAACTTCTGAAATTGCTCTTGTCGCACCCGGGGGTTGTCTATTCAAGGCAACAGATTTTGGAAAAAATCTGGGGTATCGATTTCAAGATGGACACGCGGACCGTCGATATGCACATTAAGACGCTCCGACAAAAACTGGGCGAGCAAGGGTCAATCATTCAAACTATACGTAACGTCGGGTATAAAGCGCAATGA